From the Maioricimonas rarisocia genome, one window contains:
- a CDS encoding DUF58 domain-containing protein, which yields MSAEEYLKPEVIRTVSRLDLRARFIVEGFLSGLHASPYHGFSVEFSEHRRYTQGDDPKDIDWLVYAKTDRYYIKKYQAETNITGYLLMDLSESMAYTYRQELTKFEYGICLAAALAYMMIHQQDPIGLMTFDEKMRASLPAKSKRSQLGQILALLAKAKPTGPTEIAHNLRQFAAMVKHKSLVMLFSDLLTDPEPVVEAIRMLRFAGHDVIVFHILDEAEVSFPFDGMVDLRDPESDQRMVLDAQGIRSDYLEAVNQLRDTYRRECLNSGADYVPLDTSMRFDRALVEYLSQRQARF from the coding sequence ATGTCCGCCGAAGAATACCTCAAGCCCGAAGTGATCCGCACGGTCTCGCGGCTGGACCTGCGCGCGCGGTTCATTGTCGAGGGGTTTCTCTCGGGACTGCATGCCTCACCGTACCACGGCTTCAGCGTCGAGTTCTCCGAACACCGCCGCTACACGCAGGGGGATGATCCCAAGGACATCGACTGGCTCGTTTACGCCAAGACCGACCGCTACTACATCAAGAAGTACCAGGCCGAGACGAACATCACCGGCTACCTGCTGATGGACCTCTCGGAAAGCATGGCGTACACGTACCGGCAGGAGCTGACAAAGTTCGAGTACGGCATCTGCCTGGCCGCGGCACTGGCGTACATGATGATCCACCAGCAGGATCCCATTGGCCTGATGACCTTCGACGAAAAGATGCGGGCCAGCCTGCCGGCGAAGAGCAAACGGTCTCAGCTGGGGCAGATCCTGGCGCTGCTCGCCAAGGCCAAGCCGACCGGGCCGACCGAGATCGCCCACAACCTGCGGCAGTTCGCCGCGATGGTCAAGCACAAGAGTCTGGTGATGCTCTTTTCGGATCTGCTGACCGATCCGGAGCCGGTGGTCGAAGCGATCCGGATGCTGCGGTTTGCTGGCCACGACGTGATCGTGTTTCACATTCTGGATGAAGCCGAAGTCAGCTTCCCGTTCGACGGGATGGTCGACCTGCGTGATCCCGAAAGCGACCAGCGGATGGTGCTCGATGCTCAGGGAATTCGCAGCGACTATCTGGAAGCGGTCAATCAGCTTCGTGACACGTATCGACGGGAATGTCTGAACAGCGGTGCCGACTACGTTCCGCTCGACACCAGCATGCGGTTCGACCGGGCGCTGGTCGAATACCTTTCACAGCGGCAGGCCCGCTTTTGA
- a CDS encoding DMT family transporter: MHYLYLTIAILAEVIATSALKSSQGFTRLLPSLVVAVGYGTAFYLLSLCLQKFQVGVVYAIWSGAGIVLIAFIGLLVHRERLDLPALLGMGLIVAGVVVINVFSKTAVH, translated from the coding sequence ATGCACTACCTCTATCTGACGATCGCCATTCTCGCCGAGGTCATCGCCACCAGTGCGCTGAAGTCGTCGCAGGGATTTACCCGCCTGCTTCCGAGTCTGGTCGTCGCCGTTGGCTACGGCACCGCGTTCTACCTGCTCTCGCTGTGCCTGCAGAAGTTTCAGGTCGGCGTCGTGTACGCGATCTGGTCCGGAGCGGGGATCGTACTGATCGCTTTCATCGGGCTGCTCGTGCACCGCGAGCGCCTCGACCTGCCAGCGCTGCTCGGAATGGGGCTGATCGTTGCCGGAGTGGTCGTGATCAACGTCTTCTCGAAGACGGCCGTCCACTGA
- a CDS encoding choice-of-anchor I family protein, with protein MRKSCLVALGLLLLAPARFVAADDIPVQDVLDLVPATLGGPLTVEKVWTYDSGVGEGGAEIVAYDTKSRRLFVTNAETERVDVLDPADGSKLGELDPAGAPNSVAASKGLIAIAAEGATAQDIGHVAFFDAQSLAAIDTVPAGALPDMVTFSPDGRYALVANEGEPNDDYSVDPEGSITVIQVKRNRNRYAFTARTAGFGAFNADKAPLMAAGVRIFGPGSDDDGLATVAQDLEPEYIAVDAKSRVAVVSCQENNAFAFVDIKSARVLKIEPLGFKDYNAPGNGIDASDRDDAINIQTWPVYGMYQPDAIAAFRLFGQQYIIGVNEGDARDYDTFGEEERIKDLTLDPTVFPDADTLQEDENIGRLEVTSTLGDVDGDGDFDALYSYGARSFSVWSVDRQGELSLVFDSGDQIEQITAAQIPGGFNSTNDEQDSADSRSDAKGPEPEAVDVGKVGGRTYAFVGLERIGGVMIFEISDPSSPQFVLYVNDRDFAASDIADAGDLGPECIEFIPTGRSPLLRPAIAVANEISGTTTLYVLKRDSLMDLIIDRMLDLLPLGIED; from the coding sequence ATGAGGAAGTCCTGTCTTGTTGCACTTGGTCTGCTTCTGCTGGCGCCGGCCCGCTTTGTCGCGGCCGACGACATTCCGGTGCAGGACGTGCTGGATCTGGTTCCGGCGACGCTCGGCGGCCCGCTGACCGTTGAGAAGGTCTGGACGTACGACAGTGGCGTCGGAGAAGGGGGGGCGGAGATCGTCGCTTACGACACAAAGAGCCGCCGGCTGTTCGTCACGAATGCAGAAACGGAACGCGTTGACGTTCTCGACCCGGCCGATGGCTCGAAGCTCGGCGAACTGGATCCTGCCGGTGCACCCAACAGTGTGGCGGCTTCGAAAGGGCTGATTGCCATCGCCGCCGAAGGAGCCACTGCCCAGGACATCGGTCACGTCGCGTTTTTTGACGCTCAGTCCCTGGCGGCGATTGACACCGTTCCGGCCGGAGCGCTGCCGGACATGGTGACCTTCAGCCCGGATGGCAGATACGCCCTCGTCGCCAACGAAGGAGAGCCGAACGATGACTACTCGGTCGATCCGGAAGGTTCGATCACCGTCATCCAGGTGAAGAGAAACAGGAACCGGTATGCCTTCACGGCCCGGACCGCCGGCTTCGGAGCGTTCAACGCCGACAAGGCGCCCCTGATGGCAGCGGGCGTGCGGATCTTCGGCCCCGGCAGCGACGACGACGGACTGGCGACGGTGGCTCAGGACCTCGAGCCCGAGTACATCGCGGTTGATGCGAAGTCACGCGTCGCAGTTGTCTCCTGCCAGGAGAACAACGCCTTCGCGTTTGTCGATATCAAGAGCGCCCGTGTTCTCAAGATCGAGCCGCTCGGCTTCAAGGACTACAACGCCCCGGGCAATGGCATCGACGCGTCCGACCGGGACGACGCAATCAACATCCAGACCTGGCCGGTTTACGGCATGTACCAGCCGGATGCCATCGCCGCGTTCCGCCTGTTCGGACAGCAGTACATCATCGGTGTGAACGAAGGGGATGCCCGCGACTACGACACGTTCGGCGAAGAGGAACGGATCAAGGATCTGACACTCGATCCGACTGTGTTTCCCGATGCGGATACGCTGCAGGAAGACGAGAACATCGGTCGCCTCGAAGTGACCAGTACCCTCGGAGACGTCGACGGTGACGGCGACTTCGATGCGCTGTACAGCTACGGAGCCCGCTCGTTCAGTGTCTGGTCGGTTGATCGCCAGGGGGAACTGAGTCTCGTCTTCGACAGTGGAGACCAGATCGAGCAGATCACTGCGGCCCAGATTCCTGGAGGCTTCAACTCGACCAACGACGAGCAGGATTCGGCCGACAGCCGCAGCGACGCGAAGGGCCCCGAGCCGGAAGCGGTCGATGTCGGCAAGGTGGGGGGGCGGACGTACGCGTTCGTAGGGCTCGAGCGGATCGGCGGCGTGATGATCTTCGAGATCTCCGATCCGTCCTCGCCGCAATTCGTCCTTTACGTCAACGACCGTGATTTTGCCGCGTCCGACATCGCGGATGCCGGTGATCTCGGTCCCGAGTGCATCGAGTTCATTCCGACCGGCCGCAGCCCGCTGCTCCGTCCGGCGATTGCCGTGGCAAACGAGATCAGTGGCACGACGACACTGTACGTGCTGAAGCGGGACTCGCTGATGGATCTGATCATCGACCGGATGCTGGACCTGTTGCCGCTCGGCATCGAAGACTGA
- a CDS encoding polysaccharide pyruvyl transferase family protein — protein MSRVPNVVLVGDRSLDMSHFGCQLVGATFREQFARTGLNLTACLPISPKRFEAATPLLDQADLVVINGEGSTHNGRLQDVFRMATRWPCVLLNCVYQNNPPTDELKHFRLITARESLSAEAIREHGADCKVVPDVIFASSLLHSYVRPEPVRELGITDSARKVEYGFGPFRVRLRPGLRPKTSTVAEYLNKLCEHRRLCIGRFHAAVVASILGIPFSTWESNTWKISGLMRDMGLSELHFESRDEAYRNVPQEFDPRAASFARNARAAVHRLFDDVAAIARENAGNKGQRAA, from the coding sequence ATGAGCCGTGTACCGAACGTTGTGCTGGTCGGAGACCGCAGTCTCGACATGTCCCACTTCGGCTGTCAGCTGGTCGGGGCGACATTTCGCGAACAGTTTGCCCGCACCGGACTCAATCTCACTGCCTGTCTGCCGATCAGCCCCAAGCGGTTCGAGGCCGCAACGCCGCTCCTCGACCAGGCCGACCTCGTCGTCATTAACGGCGAAGGCTCCACGCACAACGGCCGGCTGCAGGACGTCTTCCGCATGGCGACCCGCTGGCCGTGCGTGCTCCTCAACTGTGTCTACCAGAACAATCCTCCGACCGATGAGCTGAAGCACTTCCGGTTGATTACGGCCCGAGAGTCGCTGAGTGCCGAGGCGATTCGCGAGCATGGCGCCGACTGCAAGGTCGTCCCGGACGTCATCTTCGCGTCGTCACTTCTGCACTCATACGTCCGTCCCGAGCCGGTGCGTGAGCTGGGCATCACCGACAGCGCCCGCAAGGTCGAGTACGGCTTTGGACCGTTCCGGGTGCGACTCCGCCCGGGACTCCGCCCGAAGACCTCGACGGTTGCCGAATACCTGAACAAGCTGTGCGAACACCGCCGCCTCTGCATCGGCCGTTTCCATGCCGCGGTTGTCGCGTCGATTCTCGGGATTCCGTTTTCCACGTGGGAGTCGAACACGTGGAAGATTTCGGGACTCATGCGGGACATGGGGCTCTCGGAGCTGCATTTCGAGTCTCGGGACGAGGCGTATCGGAATGTTCCGCAGGAGTTCGATCCCCGGGCTGCCAGCTTCGCCAGGAACGCCCGGGCAGCCGTGCATCGGCTGTTCGACGACGTTGCGGCGATTGCCCGCGAGAACGCCGGGAACAAAGGCCAGCGGGCGGCCTGA
- a CDS encoding sulfotransferase family 2 domain-containing protein, whose product MVISHRYRFIFVHIPKTAGTSCALALKQGLPWWERRQRQTRRGSKHKSLLDGLELLEQPTGLFRHGVRDADSYFSFAVVRNPWDRMVSLYHYLKRTEKYAEICPDTFEAFLDDIDAQVSWTQQLRSLRTQRSYLADADGRMICDRIARFETLAQDFEAITQRLGIDARLPHVNRSNHDAYVRYYTPRSRECVARWYRQDIDEFGYTFDGLVSSGATDGVGAEPHVAA is encoded by the coding sequence GTGGTCATCTCGCACCGCTATCGATTCATCTTCGTGCACATTCCCAAGACGGCTGGCACGAGCTGCGCACTCGCACTGAAGCAGGGGCTGCCTTGGTGGGAACGCCGGCAGCGGCAGACGCGTCGCGGGTCCAAGCACAAGAGCCTGCTCGACGGCCTCGAGCTTCTCGAGCAGCCGACGGGGCTGTTTCGGCATGGCGTGAGGGATGCCGACAGCTATTTCAGCTTCGCCGTGGTGCGAAATCCGTGGGACCGCATGGTCTCGTTGTACCACTACCTCAAGCGAACTGAAAAGTACGCCGAGATCTGCCCGGATACGTTCGAGGCATTTCTCGATGACATCGATGCGCAGGTGTCCTGGACGCAGCAGTTGCGATCACTTCGCACGCAGCGGTCCTACCTGGCCGATGCCGATGGTCGGATGATCTGCGACCGCATCGCACGCTTCGAAACACTCGCTCAGGACTTCGAAGCGATCACGCAGCGGCTCGGCATCGATGCCCGCCTGCCGCATGTGAACCGCTCAAATCACGACGCCTATGTCCGCTACTACACGCCCCGCAGTCGGGAGTGTGTGGCCCGATGGTATCGGCAGGACATCGACGAGTTCGGATACACCTTCGACGGGCTCGTCAGCAGCGGCGCCACGGATGGCGTCGGGGCCGAGCCGCACGTAGCCGCCTGA
- the asnB gene encoding asparagine synthase (glutamine-hydrolyzing), with the protein MCGFFQVVRKRGPVSAERFQGALDSMDSRGPDGTGTRFVELPRTEGEQPLHAAFGHQRLSILDLTTRAQQPYHRAGHTLLYNGELYNYRDLASRLRPDDYEPTSDGDTDVLFASLLAHGADALRSFSGMWAFSFVDEAGLQVTAARDRFGKKPLFYYMDEDTLCLSSTIRAIAIYRQQELRPRREDLLSYFLDGTLYPSGTETTHFEGIQQVLPGHVCQFNLRNWSVSSRRYFDWYDPAASASVVDSETPLKDSLQDSVRDRLVSDRPVGLLLSGGIDSSLVYSVLCATGAIDQVHVFMGDVGRSADFDYAKQCVETVGGKAETVKLDYDQQAFDLFLEICRHQEKPFLFNGNALAMPQMYRAISEHGIPVVLDGTGGDELFGGYWGRQLPHAIQDAMAGSDQAWLDEMISANREMKFVADAVKWAKSQHGGDAARNSWTTAMKRRLHPFLRCSWREACELMDRDPLNSPQQGFTNALCSDIAPGGRLAEWLWHNDRNAMMWSIENRSPLLDHRLHRFLFSGYRNKFSGVWNKHELRQVFSEFTPLPTQWRRDKQGFRWNAGRFLRTHRQRILELIEASSWCAEVFNNRLFVRCAHRVPKMLASSLGRHALCVAGLEATLGDCVARPVHSSASPEVVGSEPDQLPGSEIQQAA; encoded by the coding sequence ATGTGCGGATTCTTTCAGGTCGTCCGGAAGCGCGGGCCGGTTTCGGCAGAACGCTTTCAGGGGGCACTGGACTCCATGGACAGCCGCGGTCCGGACGGCACCGGAACCCGGTTTGTCGAGTTGCCCCGTACTGAAGGGGAGCAACCGCTGCATGCCGCCTTCGGTCATCAGCGACTGTCGATTCTCGACCTGACGACCCGGGCCCAGCAGCCGTATCACCGTGCGGGCCACACGCTGCTGTACAACGGCGAACTGTACAACTATCGGGACCTCGCATCCCGCTTGCGGCCGGACGACTACGAACCGACTTCGGATGGCGATACCGACGTCCTGTTCGCGTCGTTGCTGGCCCATGGGGCCGATGCACTCCGGTCGTTCAGCGGCATGTGGGCCTTCAGCTTCGTTGATGAAGCCGGTCTGCAGGTGACGGCAGCCCGGGACCGCTTCGGAAAGAAGCCGCTCTTCTACTACATGGACGAAGACACCCTCTGTCTCTCGTCGACGATTCGTGCCATCGCGATCTACCGGCAGCAGGAACTCCGCCCGCGTCGTGAGGACCTGCTGAGCTACTTTCTGGATGGCACGCTCTACCCGAGTGGAACCGAGACCACCCATTTCGAAGGGATTCAGCAGGTCCTGCCCGGCCACGTCTGTCAGTTCAATCTGCGGAACTGGAGCGTGTCGTCGCGGCGGTACTTCGACTGGTACGACCCGGCGGCGTCGGCCAGCGTCGTGGATTCCGAAACACCACTGAAGGATTCGCTGCAGGACAGCGTGCGTGATCGACTGGTTTCTGATCGACCGGTCGGGTTGCTGCTCTCCGGAGGGATCGACAGTTCGCTCGTCTATTCGGTCCTGTGCGCAACCGGGGCGATCGACCAGGTGCACGTCTTCATGGGAGATGTGGGCCGTTCGGCCGACTTCGACTACGCGAAACAGTGTGTCGAGACGGTCGGCGGCAAGGCGGAGACCGTCAAGCTCGACTACGATCAGCAGGCCTTTGATCTGTTTCTGGAGATCTGCCGACACCAGGAAAAGCCGTTCCTGTTCAACGGTAACGCGCTCGCGATGCCGCAGATGTATCGCGCCATCTCCGAGCACGGGATCCCCGTCGTGCTGGATGGAACCGGCGGCGACGAGCTGTTCGGTGGATACTGGGGCCGGCAGCTGCCGCATGCGATCCAGGACGCGATGGCCGGTTCCGATCAGGCGTGGCTGGATGAGATGATCTCGGCAAACCGCGAGATGAAGTTCGTCGCGGATGCCGTGAAGTGGGCGAAATCGCAACATGGCGGGGACGCGGCCAGAAACTCCTGGACAACCGCAATGAAACGGCGGCTGCATCCGTTTCTGAGGTGCAGCTGGCGTGAAGCCTGCGAGCTGATGGATCGGGACCCGCTCAACAGTCCGCAGCAGGGATTCACTAACGCCCTTTGCAGCGACATCGCCCCCGGCGGGCGCCTTGCCGAGTGGCTCTGGCACAACGACCGCAACGCGATGATGTGGAGCATCGAGAACCGCAGCCCGCTGCTGGATCACCGGCTGCACCGGTTTCTGTTCTCAGGGTATCGGAACAAGTTTTCCGGCGTCTGGAACAAGCACGAGTTGCGGCAGGTGTTCTCGGAGTTCACTCCGCTGCCGACGCAGTGGCGACGGGACAAGCAGGGTTTCCGCTGGAATGCGGGGCGGTTCCTGAGGACCCATCGCCAGCGAATCCTGGAACTGATCGAAGCCTCCAGCTGGTGTGCCGAGGTCTTCAACAATCGGCTCTTCGTGCGTTGTGCCCATCGCGTGCCGAAGATGCTGGCGTCGAGCCTTGGACGCCACGCTCTCTGTGTGGCGGGTCTCGAGGCGACGCTGGGAGACTGTGTCGCACGCCCGGTCCACTCGTCAGCGTCGCCCGAAGTGGTCGGGTCGGAACCGGATCAATTGCCGGGTTCGGAGATTCAGCAGGCAGCGTAG
- a CDS encoding heme-binding protein, translating to MRVSGSFAVAIIAAALIASAAEPEAPATGKNSASPLVAILQGGVEASQSEAESTSDAIARLEEAARSVLEEIPAQSPVAVRLERALKMDGTDETRLARLQTAARTSIDQLAFEPVHEAEQPEGFPPYTPAGLLEVKEYPAYRMAVANGFWTLFTHIKSNDIGMTAPVEMTFDSPDDKTLKQTSMAFLYGDPDLGSTGRKGNVEVVDVEPATVVSLGMRGRRTSESSRQAQATLQAWLDAHPEYEQAGDFRIMGYNSPYVPADKQFWEAQLIISRRNAE from the coding sequence ATGCGAGTTTCAGGTAGCTTCGCTGTCGCCATCATCGCGGCAGCACTCATTGCCAGCGCAGCGGAACCGGAAGCCCCCGCGACCGGAAAGAACTCAGCCTCTCCCCTCGTCGCAATCCTGCAGGGCGGCGTCGAAGCCTCGCAGTCCGAGGCCGAATCGACATCGGACGCCATCGCCCGTCTCGAGGAGGCAGCCCGCTCCGTCCTCGAAGAGATCCCGGCACAGTCCCCGGTGGCCGTACGTCTCGAGCGCGCCTTGAAGATGGATGGCACCGACGAAACACGCCTGGCCCGCCTGCAGACGGCTGCACGAACCTCGATCGATCAGCTTGCGTTCGAGCCGGTGCACGAAGCGGAACAGCCGGAGGGATTTCCTCCGTACACCCCGGCCGGCCTGCTCGAAGTCAAGGAGTATCCCGCCTATCGCATGGCGGTCGCGAACGGCTTCTGGACGCTGTTCACGCACATCAAGTCGAACGATATCGGGATGACAGCACCGGTCGAGATGACGTTCGACAGCCCGGACGACAAAACGCTCAAACAGACGTCGATGGCCTTCCTCTACGGAGATCCTGATCTCGGCTCGACGGGTCGGAAGGGAAACGTCGAAGTCGTCGATGTCGAACCGGCGACGGTGGTTTCGCTCGGCATGCGCGGACGGCGGACATCCGAATCATCCCGGCAGGCACAGGCGACTCTTCAGGCGTGGCTGGACGCTCACCCCGAGTACGAGCAGGCAGGCGACTTCCGGATCATGGGCTATAACAGTCCGTACGTGCCGGCCGACAAGCAGTTCTGGGAAGCACAGCTGATCATCAGCAGGCGGAACGCCGAATAG
- a CDS encoding glycine zipper domain-containing protein, translating into MNASAHLPALLCLLIPVAAGCHGMNHTQAGAAFGSGVGALTGAVIGSQSGHAAGGAVIGAATGAMAGGLIGNAEDAREERDAAIAQAQFAQYQAQNPPLTNADLIFMAQSGLGEQVIVNSIQTRGGQFDLSPQGLVQLKNSGVSDGVIVAIQQSAASGSAPAAAAPVPAIARTEVVVVEPRPSFGVIVAPRPRPIVVGPPRHFHGPRRRGHLHVHF; encoded by the coding sequence ATGAATGCTTCTGCGCACCTGCCGGCACTGCTGTGCCTGCTCATCCCCGTCGCTGCGGGATGCCACGGCATGAATCACACCCAGGCTGGCGCGGCCTTCGGATCGGGCGTTGGCGCGCTGACCGGGGCCGTGATCGGCAGTCAGAGCGGACATGCTGCTGGCGGGGCAGTGATCGGAGCAGCGACCGGCGCGATGGCCGGGGGCCTGATCGGCAATGCCGAGGATGCTCGTGAGGAGCGGGACGCGGCGATTGCTCAGGCACAGTTCGCCCAGTACCAGGCTCAGAATCCTCCGCTGACCAACGCCGACCTGATCTTCATGGCCCAGAGCGGCCTGGGGGAACAGGTGATCGTCAACTCGATTCAGACCCGGGGCGGTCAGTTTGACCTCAGCCCGCAGGGACTGGTCCAGTTGAAGAACTCCGGCGTGAGTGACGGCGTGATCGTCGCCATTCAGCAGTCGGCTGCCAGTGGGTCTGCTCCGGCGGCTGCTGCACCTGTTCCTGCCATCGCGCGAACCGAAGTGGTGGTGGTCGAACCGCGGCCGTCGTTCGGCGTCATTGTCGCGCCAAGGCCTCGTCCCATCGTGGTCGGGCCCCCGAGGCACTTTCACGGGCCCCGTCGCCGCGGCCACCTGCACGTGCACTTCTGA
- a CDS encoding sulfatase family protein — protein MRHPSWSRWGLGTFLAILFVIAIGNPLQAQDRPNILWLIAEDFGPELGCYGHPQVRTPHIDSLAADGVRFTRAYTTTPVCSTSRSSFMTGMYAWSIGAHNHRSHRKDGHTLPDGVRVLTDWLRDAGYFTANVRHFPEGVDFRGTGKTDWNFNYQGKPFDTDRWNDLKSHQPFYAQVNFPETHRGREWNQAHEHIDQPADPDKVEIPPYYPDHEITRQDWAQYLNTAMSLDRKIGRILELLEEQGLSENTIVVFMADHGRAMVRGKQWPYDSGLHVPLIIRWPEGIPAPEEYSAGKVEDALTASIDVTATTLSWAGVPKPETMQGRVFWGPNAAAPREYLFGGRDRGDETVDRIRTVRDDRFRYLRNFYPERPFAQLNRYKEFSYPVLRLMHRLDESGELEEMNPHAARLMAPTRPREELYDLESDPWELNNLADDPAHRETLLRLRSVLEAFIVESDDQGRFPEPPEVIEHWESEMQRVYDQKLEKLRAAEAGN, from the coding sequence GTGCGACACCCATCATGGAGCCGCTGGGGGCTTGGAACATTCCTCGCGATTCTGTTCGTCATCGCGATCGGGAACCCGCTGCAGGCTCAGGACCGGCCGAATATCCTGTGGTTGATCGCCGAAGACTTCGGCCCCGAACTGGGCTGCTACGGGCATCCTCAGGTCCGCACGCCGCACATCGATTCGCTCGCGGCTGACGGCGTGCGGTTCACACGCGCGTATACGACGACCCCGGTCTGCTCGACGAGCCGCTCGTCCTTCATGACCGGCATGTATGCATGGTCGATCGGTGCCCATAACCACCGTTCCCATCGAAAGGACGGTCACACGCTGCCGGACGGAGTGCGGGTTCTGACCGACTGGCTGCGTGACGCCGGTTACTTCACTGCCAACGTGCGGCACTTTCCGGAGGGAGTCGACTTCCGCGGCACGGGGAAGACCGACTGGAACTTCAACTATCAGGGCAAGCCGTTCGATACCGACCGCTGGAACGACCTGAAGTCGCATCAGCCGTTCTATGCGCAGGTGAACTTTCCGGAGACGCATCGCGGCCGCGAGTGGAATCAGGCCCACGAGCACATTGACCAGCCAGCAGATCCCGACAAGGTCGAGATTCCGCCGTACTACCCCGATCACGAGATCACCCGCCAGGACTGGGCCCAGTACCTGAACACGGCGATGTCGCTGGATCGGAAGATTGGCCGCATCCTCGAGCTGCTGGAAGAGCAGGGGCTCAGCGAGAACACGATCGTTGTGTTCATGGCGGATCACGGGCGGGCGATGGTTCGCGGCAAGCAGTGGCCGTATGACAGTGGACTGCACGTTCCGCTAATCATCCGCTGGCCGGAAGGAATCCCCGCTCCGGAAGAGTACTCGGCCGGCAAAGTGGAAGATGCACTGACGGCGTCGATCGACGTGACGGCGACGACGCTCTCGTGGGCCGGCGTGCCGAAGCCGGAGACAATGCAGGGACGTGTCTTCTGGGGACCGAACGCCGCCGCACCGCGTGAGTATCTGTTCGGCGGCCGGGACCGGGGGGACGAGACGGTCGACCGGATCCGGACAGTGCGGGATGATCGCTTCCGCTACCTCCGGAACTTCTACCCGGAGCGCCCGTTTGCGCAGCTCAATCGGTACAAGGAGTTCTCGTACCCGGTGCTGCGGCTGATGCATCGTCTGGACGAGTCCGGCGAGCTGGAGGAAATGAATCCGCACGCAGCCCGACTGATGGCCCCGACCCGTCCTCGCGAGGAGCTGTACGACCTCGAAAGCGATCCCTGGGAACTGAACAACCTTGCGGACGATCCTGCCCATCGGGAGACGCTGCTGCGGCTGCGGAGCGTTCTCGAAGCGTTCATCGTGGAATCGGACGATCAGGGGCGGTTTCCGGAACCTCCCGAGGTGATCGAGCACTGGGAGTCGGAGATGCAGCGGGTCTACGATCAGAAGCTCGAGAAACTGCGGGCGGCCGAAGCAGGGAACTGA